A DNA window from Pseudodesulfovibrio thermohalotolerans contains the following coding sequences:
- a CDS encoding peroxiredoxin family protein, producing MRINVNEPAPDFTLADIHGQEVSLSQFQGQKNVLLVFNRSFVUPYCRKHMAQLRQEVDKLEEKNIEVLIVGPEKRQNFKKYWEKEALPFIGLPDPKHTVPQRYGQEVKFLKLGRMPAQMIIDTSGIIRAVHYANSMADIPDTTEFIKVLEGK from the coding sequence ATGCGTATAAACGTTAACGAACCCGCGCCAGATTTCACTCTGGCAGACATCCACGGGCAAGAGGTCTCCCTCTCCCAATTCCAGGGACAAAAGAACGTCCTACTTGTTTTCAACAGAAGCTTTGTCTGACCGTATTGCCGCAAGCACATGGCGCAGTTGCGCCAGGAAGTAGACAAATTGGAAGAAAAAAACATTGAAGTCCTGATCGTTGGCCCGGAAAAGAGGCAAAACTTCAAAAAATACTGGGAAAAGGAAGCTCTGCCTTTCATCGGCCTGCCCGATCCGAAACACACGGTCCCTCAACGCTACGGCCAAGAAGTCAAATTCCTCAAACTGGGTCGGATGCCAGCCCAGATGATCATTGACACTTCCGGCATTATCCGCGCTGTCCATTATGCCAACTCCATGGCCGACATCCCGGACACCACGGAATTTATCAAGGTGCTTGAAGGAAAATAG
- the ccsA gene encoding cytochrome c biogenesis protein CcsA, translated as MSALLLLHIIICSLGYLLFGITSVIAYAYLKRERAIKTKAYRLGEEFRWSLHELDRSLFVSLTLGFVAMGLGLLMGIALQDAKYGMIDLTSPRILFPAVIWLFYLLILSFRLATGLRGKIPSYMTVYGFNAVVMSFVLELYWAAT; from the coding sequence ATGTCAGCACTTTTGCTTCTTCATATTATTATTTGTTCTCTGGGATATTTGCTTTTCGGAATCACATCTGTGATCGCCTACGCCTATCTGAAGAGAGAAAGAGCGATTAAGACCAAGGCGTACAGATTGGGTGAGGAGTTTCGCTGGAGTCTCCATGAACTGGACCGTAGTCTTTTTGTCTCCCTGACCCTCGGCTTTGTCGCGATGGGCCTGGGGCTCCTCATGGGCATAGCTCTTCAGGATGCCAAATATGGAATGATTGATCTGACTTCGCCACGGATACTCTTTCCAGCTGTCATTTGGCTTTTTTATCTACTCATTTTGTCTTTCAGGCTGGCAACGGGGCTACGCGGTAAAATCCCTTCCTACATGACTGTCTATGGTTTCAATGCAGTGGTGATGTCCTTTGTTTTGGAGCTTTATTGGGCAGCAACCTAA
- a CDS encoding Spy/CpxP family protein refolding chaperone: MKRMLIIGILAGVAMLGACTKFAAMKGPFDGNEVNAAFVEYVVDKADDRLDLTDEQCDQFRAMVEKMAARALDQRPEVDALREKMADEVRKPRLDMDTMEALMKERMQLFRIIMEEEKDDFVAFHAKLSDSQRDALAQLLLNHGKKGWHSSH, from the coding sequence ATGAAAAGGATGCTGATTATCGGTATATTGGCTGGCGTTGCCATGCTCGGTGCCTGTACCAAATTTGCCGCGATGAAGGGGCCCTTCGATGGCAATGAAGTCAACGCTGCTTTTGTTGAGTATGTTGTGGATAAAGCCGACGACAGGCTTGATTTGACTGACGAGCAGTGTGATCAGTTCAGAGCTATGGTGGAAAAAATGGCCGCCAGAGCGCTTGATCAGCGTCCCGAAGTCGATGCGTTGCGCGAGAAAATGGCAGACGAAGTGCGCAAACCGCGACTCGACATGGATACGATGGAAGCTTTAATGAAAGAGCGTATGCAGCTCTTCCGCATTATCATGGAAGAAGAGAAGGATGACTTTGTCGCTTTTCATGCAAAGCTGTCGGATAGTCAAAGGGATGCTTTGGCACAACTGCTTCTCAATCATGGCAAGAAGGGGTGGCACAGCAGCCACTAA
- a CDS encoding response regulator transcription factor: MMADTILVIEDDADLQQLLKEYLAGFGYTVHTEGVPEVGLEAFKSLTPDLVILDVMLPGMNGFEVCRRIRQDSQIPIIMLTARGDVMDRVAGLEIGADDYLPKPFEPRELVARIQSILRRSRQGTTSGRGEFGSLRIDFDGRAALLNGEDIGLTTNEFNALAVLVRTPGKTFSRDDLMQELRGLDSESFNRSIDITMSRIRQKLGDDPKHPQYIKTVWGTGYVFIGQGNEDG; the protein is encoded by the coding sequence ATGATGGCAGATACTATTTTGGTCATCGAAGACGACGCCGATCTACAGCAACTCCTGAAAGAATATCTTGCCGGGTTCGGTTATACCGTCCATACAGAAGGAGTGCCAGAGGTCGGCCTGGAAGCCTTCAAATCTCTTACTCCCGACTTGGTCATTCTGGATGTCATGCTCCCCGGAATGAACGGCTTCGAGGTCTGCCGCCGCATTCGCCAGGACTCCCAAATTCCGATCATCATGCTTACCGCACGCGGTGACGTCATGGACCGGGTGGCCGGACTGGAAATCGGAGCCGATGACTACTTGCCCAAACCGTTTGAACCTCGTGAACTCGTCGCCCGCATCCAATCCATACTGCGCCGCAGCCGGCAAGGTACGACGTCCGGAAGAGGGGAGTTCGGCTCACTTCGCATCGATTTCGATGGCCGTGCCGCGCTACTCAATGGGGAAGACATTGGCCTGACCACCAATGAATTCAATGCCCTTGCTGTTTTGGTCCGCACCCCTGGAAAGACGTTCAGCAGGGACGATCTCATGCAAGAGCTGCGAGGCCTGGACAGTGAATCCTTCAACCGCTCCATAGATATTACCATGAGCCGAATTCGCCAGAAACTCGGCGACGACCCCAAGCACCCTCAATACATTAAAACAGTATGGGGGACCGGCTATGTTTTTATCGGGCAAGGAAATGAAGATGGTTAG